A portion of the Eubacterium maltosivorans genome contains these proteins:
- a CDS encoding FUSC family protein has product MRESIKALKIKEHFIKAFPPALILLSIFFSNQFFFGAANAMLASPVTVLFLRTRNEDGVEWHILKALSVNVLLAFCAFAAGLNLAMTLIINLAVPFLLVYFMTDEYTPGSYFPFGMSFVFMQLIPIQFTDIPMRLLALVYSFILIYIGLKIWKHFKPVPAVHDISKNAFVKITESFSALVQNNPEEAREAQRALLKINQNLCNRIYKSRRLRYFTTIEGACYFRLVMIFQRMENLILTFFRNPELMTAANKVYLENFIEVLKHLNRVFDSREYSEVIQELISFSDNCFMDQTDINDSMLLDINLLINALEGISKTAGKGVYREWVVPRKSRMLWRIYAHLSRDSFKFRFGVRLSLVLTFTFLVSRLLPVTHGYWLPLAAYLLTRPFYDESVSKSLDRIKGTVIGLIAAFFLFSIFTTYPEHMVLAVIAAFCIYAADDYSTLVVFATCFALSLTTLSMQSTYALELRLLFTIGAVIVSILASKFILPMRYYDQFKIDMERLVLLDRAVVKYTEELLGGAPHQDIVRELILKSYLISDQIEMNYHASAFGSCGQFVEGFLAENRQLMTTLIDVYYLITLQGVEAEEERFVKKAVERLGIWFEKIQQCLKKKDAADQEPEKIIVKTNASYIMRLLSAGQAEAKAFLAFVERNVSSF; this is encoded by the coding sequence ATGCGAGAGTCTATAAAAGCCCTGAAAATTAAAGAGCATTTCATCAAAGCATTTCCGCCGGCGCTGATCCTTTTGTCCATTTTCTTTTCAAATCAGTTTTTTTTCGGTGCGGCCAACGCTATGCTGGCGTCACCGGTAACAGTTCTTTTTCTCAGAACACGCAACGAGGACGGGGTGGAGTGGCATATTCTGAAAGCCTTGAGTGTTAACGTTCTTCTGGCCTTTTGTGCTTTTGCGGCAGGGCTTAACCTTGCAATGACACTCATTATCAATTTAGCGGTTCCGTTTTTACTTGTTTATTTTATGACGGATGAGTATACGCCAGGCAGCTATTTTCCGTTTGGGATGAGCTTTGTTTTTATGCAGCTGATCCCGATTCAGTTTACCGATATTCCCATGCGTCTTCTGGCGCTGGTTTATTCTTTTATTCTGATTTATATTGGTTTGAAGATATGGAAGCATTTCAAACCAGTACCAGCTGTTCATGATATTTCCAAAAATGCTTTTGTTAAAATCACTGAGTCCTTTTCAGCTTTGGTTCAAAACAATCCTGAAGAAGCGAGGGAAGCCCAACGCGCGCTTTTAAAGATTAATCAGAATCTGTGCAACCGGATTTATAAATCGAGACGGCTTCGTTATTTTACCACCATAGAAGGTGCGTGCTATTTTCGGCTTGTAATGATTTTTCAGCGCATGGAAAACCTGATACTGACATTCTTCAGGAACCCGGAACTGATGACTGCTGCCAATAAGGTTTATCTTGAAAATTTCATAGAGGTTCTGAAACATTTGAACAGGGTTTTTGACAGCCGCGAATACAGTGAAGTCATTCAGGAGCTGATCAGTTTTTCTGACAACTGTTTTATGGACCAGACGGATATTAATGACAGCATGCTGCTGGATATTAATCTTTTAATCAACGCTTTGGAGGGAATTTCGAAAACAGCTGGAAAGGGTGTTTACAGGGAATGGGTGGTGCCAAGAAAATCGAGAATGCTATGGCGTATTTATGCTCATCTTTCAAGGGATTCCTTTAAATTTCGCTTTGGGGTCAGGCTGTCACTGGTTTTGACTTTTACGTTTTTGGTGTCCAGGCTCTTGCCAGTAACACATGGCTACTGGCTGCCGCTGGCCGCCTATTTGCTCACGCGTCCTTTTTATGATGAGAGTGTAAGCAAAAGTCTGGACCGGATAAAGGGAACAGTCATTGGACTGATAGCGGCCTTTTTCCTCTTTTCAATCTTTACCACGTACCCTGAGCATATGGTTTTGGCAGTCATTGCCGCCTTTTGCATTTACGCGGCCGATGATTATTCAACACTTGTTGTCTTTGCGACCTGCTTTGCTCTTTCGCTGACAACGCTGTCCATGCAGTCTACCTACGCTTTGGAATTGCGTCTGCTTTTTACCATAGGCGCAGTTATTGTGTCCATACTGGCCAGTAAATTTATACTGCCCATGCGGTACTACGATCAGTTTAAAATAGATATGGAGCGTCTTGTGCTGCTGGACCGGGCGGTGGTTAAATACACAGAGGAGCTTTTGGGAGGAGCGCCGCACCAAGACATCGTTCGAGAGCTTATCCTTAAATCCTATCTTATCAGTGATCAGATTGAAATGAATTATCACGCGTCGGCCTTTGGCTCGTGCGGGCAATTTGTGGAGGGCTTTTTAGCGGAAAACCGTCAGCTGATGACTACCTTGATCGATGTGTACTATCTGATTACGCTGCAAGGGGTTGAAGCGGAGGAAGAACGGTTTGTCAAAAAAGCAGTTGAGCGGTTGGGAATCTGGTTTGAAAAAATACAGCAGTGTCTGAAAAAGAAGGATGCCGCTGACCAGGAACCGGAAAAGATCATTGTAAAGACAAACGCAAGCTACATCATGCGTCTGCTGAGTGCTGGACAGGCAGAAGCCAAGGCTTTTCTGGCTTTTGTCGAAAGAAATGTCAGTAGTTTTTAA
- a CDS encoding metal-sensing transcriptional repressor, producing MAAKHEHEHENRRAVLNRMSRAIGHMESVKRMVEEGRDCSEILIQVSAVKSAINNIGKLILKDHISHCVVDAVEENNLEVLEELNDAIDKFIK from the coding sequence ATGGCAGCTAAGCATGAACATGAGCATGAAAACCGTAGGGCGGTGCTTAACCGGATGTCCCGCGCCATTGGCCATATGGAATCCGTAAAAAGGATGGTGGAGGAAGGAAGAGACTGCAGTGAAATTCTGATACAGGTCTCTGCGGTGAAATCCGCTATCAACAATATAGGTAAGTTAATTTTAAAGGATCATATCAGCCACTGTGTCGTCGATGCTGTTGAGGAAAACAATCTGGAAGTTCTGGAAGAATTAAATGACGCGATTGATAAGTTTATAAAATAA
- a CDS encoding MATE family efflux transporter — protein MFHLKMNRNDLKVIGVLALPVMAETILQTFLGTVDTLFAGQISDEAIAAVGVTNLIVNIFIAFFTAVSVGTLAVIGRYVGRSDTEKGNRALQQSVLLSLFIGLSVGVLNLLLYRPILEISGAGEGILVYAIPYYMVVVVPIVFLCLSLVLSSCLRATKDNITPMAATGIANVLNILLNVFFIKLGFGIMGLALATTLSRVFGVGLLLARLARGNGFLRLPIKGWGIDMEMIRSILRIGVPAGGEKLIMRAGQLVYGAMILSIGGEAYVAHNIAGTIENYTYIPSMGFGVAAATLVGIGLGENNPEKARRMALMSNTLSTIFMVSMGIVIFIFAPFFAAAFSSTPEVQALTVTVLRMIALFQPCSALTQVIESALQGAGDTRYPMFLTLFGIWGIRVCVGYFLGIICGFGLVGVWTAYIIDISVRGFLLLRRFNGGKWQMVAI, from the coding sequence ATGTTTCATTTGAAAATGAACAGAAATGACCTGAAGGTCATTGGTGTATTAGCGTTGCCGGTAATGGCGGAGACAATATTACAGACTTTTTTGGGAACAGTTGATACCCTTTTTGCAGGGCAGATTTCAGACGAAGCCATTGCGGCAGTTGGCGTAACGAACCTGATTGTCAACATCTTTATTGCGTTTTTTACAGCAGTCAGTGTTGGCACACTGGCTGTTATCGGCAGATATGTTGGCCGTAGTGATACGGAAAAGGGTAACAGGGCGCTTCAGCAATCTGTTTTGCTCAGTCTTTTTATCGGTCTCAGTGTCGGAGTGCTGAATTTACTGCTTTACAGGCCGATTCTTGAGATTTCCGGTGCCGGTGAAGGCATTTTGGTTTATGCCATACCCTATTACATGGTCGTGGTCGTTCCCATTGTGTTCTTATGTCTTTCATTGGTTTTATCCAGCTGTTTGAGGGCTACAAAGGATAATATTACGCCAATGGCCGCTACAGGGATAGCCAATGTACTGAACATTCTTTTAAATGTTTTTTTTATAAAGCTTGGGTTTGGTATCATGGGACTGGCGCTTGCAACCACACTGTCGCGTGTTTTTGGCGTCGGCCTGCTGCTTGCTCGGCTGGCAAGAGGAAACGGTTTTTTAAGGCTGCCGATTAAGGGGTGGGGTATTGATATGGAGATGATCCGGTCGATTTTGCGCATTGGCGTCCCCGCTGGTGGAGAAAAGCTTATCATGCGTGCCGGCCAGTTGGTGTATGGCGCCATGATTTTGTCTATCGGCGGAGAAGCCTATGTGGCCCACAATATTGCAGGGACCATTGAAAACTATACCTATATCCCTTCCATGGGGTTTGGTGTGGCGGCGGCAACGCTGGTCGGCATTGGCTTAGGAGAAAACAATCCAGAGAAGGCACGCCGGATGGCGTTGATGTCCAATACACTCTCAACCATCTTTATGGTGTCGATGGGGATCGTGATTTTTATTTTTGCACCGTTTTTTGCGGCAGCTTTCAGTTCAACGCCAGAGGTTCAGGCGCTTACGGTAACAGTTCTGCGGATGATCGCGCTTTTTCAGCCCTGCAGTGCCCTCACCCAAGTCATTGAGAGTGCGCTTCAGGGAGCTGGCGATACGCGGTATCCCATGTTTTTGACGCTGTTTGGCATCTGGGGAATAAGGGTCTGTGTCGGTTATTTTCTTGGCATTATCTGCGGCTTTGGCCTGGTAGGTGTGTGGACTGCTTATATTATTGATATCTCCGTGCGTGGTTTTTTACTGCTTCGGCGTTTTAATGGTGGTAAATGGCAGATGGTTGCTATATAA
- the thiD gene encoding bifunctional hydroxymethylpyrimidine kinase/phosphomethylpyrimidine kinase: protein MIKALTIAGSDCSGGAGIQADIKTFTAYGVYGMSVITAITAQNTTGVFGVEDISEKMVEAQMDAVFTDIVPDAVKIGMVSSEAIIHAISKKLKEYTPSNIVLDPVMVSTSGDALFDRAAQSVLINELMPLADLITPNISEAEILSGIPIQTKNDMIRAARDIAGYYKGAILIKGGHLEDRADDLFYYEGFGYWLPEEKVDNPNTHGTGCTLSSAIAASLAQGATMMDAVKNAKAYVHGAIVDGLDLGKGNGPLNHLYQLKN, encoded by the coding sequence ATGATTAAGGCATTGACAATTGCAGGCTCCGATTGCAGCGGAGGCGCAGGTATACAGGCAGATATCAAAACTTTTACGGCTTATGGTGTTTATGGTATGAGTGTTATTACAGCCATAACAGCACAAAATACGACAGGCGTATTCGGTGTGGAAGATATCTCTGAAAAAATGGTAGAAGCCCAGATGGATGCAGTCTTTACGGATATTGTGCCAGATGCGGTAAAAATAGGTATGGTCTCGTCTGAAGCGATTATCCATGCTATTTCCAAAAAGCTGAAGGAATATACGCCCTCAAATATTGTGTTGGACCCGGTTATGGTTTCTACGAGCGGTGACGCACTTTTTGACAGGGCCGCCCAGTCGGTTTTAATTAATGAACTGATGCCGCTGGCGGATTTGATCACTCCGAATATTTCGGAAGCTGAAATTTTGTCAGGTATTCCCATTCAAACCAAAAACGATATGATCCGCGCTGCCCGTGATATTGCAGGTTATTATAAAGGGGCAATATTGATAAAAGGCGGACATTTGGAGGATCGGGCAGATGATTTGTTTTATTATGAAGGCTTTGGTTACTGGCTTCCAGAAGAAAAGGTCGATAATCCCAATACTCATGGCACAGGCTGTACGCTGTCCTCTGCGATTGCCGCAAGTCTGGCACAGGGTGCCACGATGATGGATGCTGTTAAGAATGCAAAAGCCTATGTGCATGGCGCAATCGTAGATGGCCTTGACCTTGGAAAAGGAAACGGACCCCTGAATCATTTGTATCAATTGAAGAATTAA
- the thiE gene encoding thiamine phosphate synthase translates to MKNNVKKEDMLLYIVTDRSWLGESTLEEEVCAAIEGGATFLQIREKDMARQDFVGEARSLKGLAEAAGIPYVINDDVDIALEVDADGVHIGQSDGAVAEARRKIGPNKILGVSAQTLEQALAAEKDGADYLGVGAVFSTSTKTDAKEVSFETLKSICSSVKIPVVAIGGINEENLLELSGSKVDGVAVISAVFAQPDTRAAAQKIRKLSEKMVKSND, encoded by the coding sequence ATGAAAAACAATGTGAAAAAAGAAGACATGCTGCTCTATATCGTTACAGACCGTTCCTGGCTTGGAGAAAGTACCCTTGAGGAAGAGGTTTGTGCTGCGATAGAAGGCGGCGCGACCTTTCTTCAGATCAGGGAAAAGGATATGGCACGCCAAGATTTTGTCGGCGAAGCCCGGAGCCTGAAGGGACTGGCGGAGGCGGCAGGTATCCCTTATGTGATCAATGATGACGTGGACATCGCTTTGGAAGTGGATGCGGACGGTGTGCACATTGGTCAAAGCGATGGTGCTGTGGCGGAGGCCCGCAGAAAGATTGGTCCGAATAAAATTCTGGGTGTGTCTGCGCAAACCCTTGAACAGGCTTTGGCCGCAGAGAAGGACGGCGCAGATTATCTTGGTGTAGGAGCTGTTTTCTCAACTTCTACGAAAACAGATGCGAAGGAGGTTTCTTTCGAGACGCTTAAGAGCATTTGCAGCAGTGTGAAAATCCCTGTGGTTGCTATTGGTGGCATCAATGAAGAAAATCTGTTGGAGCTTTCTGGCTCAAAGGTTGATGGCGTTGCGGTTATTTCAGCTGTGTTTGCCCAGCCGGATACGCGGGCGGCGGCACAGAAAATTCGAAAATTATCTGAAAAGATGGTGAAATCAAATGATTAA
- the thiM gene encoding hydroxyethylthiazole kinase, with protein sequence MIRLNENFVNIFENTQRKPQLVHNITNYVTVNDCANILLAMGASPIMADDIKEVEEITTICSALVLNIGTLNSRTVESMIAAGKKANELGHPVVLDPVGAGASKLRTETTHRLLKEVKFSVIRGNISEIKTVYAGAGTTKGVDADVKDAVTAETLDATIALAKELAERTGAVIAITGAIDLIADAKKAYVVKNGHCDMSKITGTGCMLSAMTAAYVAANPEKALEAAVCAVASMGIAGELASRQVTNNQLGTGSLRTLIIDNISTMTGNTIETYAKITLIP encoded by the coding sequence ATGATCCGATTAAACGAAAATTTTGTCAATATTTTTGAAAATACTCAGAGAAAACCACAACTGGTTCATAACATCACCAACTATGTCACCGTCAACGACTGCGCGAATATTCTTTTGGCGATGGGGGCTTCCCCGATCATGGCGGATGATATTAAAGAGGTAGAGGAGATTACCACGATTTGCAGCGCGCTGGTACTCAATATCGGAACACTGAACAGCCGGACTGTCGAATCGATGATCGCGGCTGGAAAAAAAGCCAATGAACTGGGGCATCCTGTGGTACTGGACCCCGTGGGGGCAGGCGCTTCAAAGCTCAGAACAGAAACAACCCACCGGCTGTTGAAGGAAGTGAAGTTTTCTGTTATCCGGGGCAATATTTCTGAGATTAAAACAGTCTATGCCGGAGCGGGTACAACAAAAGGCGTTGACGCCGACGTTAAAGATGCCGTGACGGCTGAGACACTGGACGCCACCATCGCTCTGGCTAAAGAACTGGCCGAAAGAACAGGCGCGGTCATTGCAATTACAGGAGCCATAGATCTCATCGCAGATGCCAAAAAAGCCTATGTGGTTAAAAACGGACATTGCGATATGTCTAAAATTACCGGTACTGGCTGTATGCTCAGCGCCATGACAGCAGCCTATGTGGCGGCCAATCCGGAAAAGGCCTTGGAAGCGGCTGTCTGCGCGGTAGCCAGCATGGGAATTGCCGGTGAGCTGGCTTCACGCCAGGTCACAAATAATCAGCTGGGCACAGGAAGCCTGAGAACCTTAATCATTGATAATATCAGCACTATGACAGGAAATACCATTGAAACCTACGCAAAAATTACCTTGATTCCATGA
- the thiC gene encoding phosphomethylpyrimidine synthase ThiC codes for MELYTTQMDAARRGIETEAMKRVAEYENMPLDTLMGLVAKGQVAIPANKNHRCLTPYGVGSALKTKINVNLGTSRDCLNLDVEMEKVRSAVDMGAEAIMDLSSFGDTRKFRRKLTESCPAMLGTVPIYDAVVYYNKPLQEITPQEWIDVVRMHAEDGVDFLTLHCGINRSTADRFKNNGRLMNIVSRGGSLIFAWMEMTGNENPFFEFYDEILEICQEHDVTISLGDACRPGCIADAGDISQISELVTLGELTQRAWDKNVQIIVEGPGHMPLNQIQANMEIQQTICKGAPFYVLGPLVTDIAPGYDHITSAIGGAIAATYGASFLCYVTPAEHLRLPDVDDVKEGIIASKIAAHAADIAKGLPGAADWDYQMGVARRELDWDKMFDLAIDPEKAKRYRAESTPENQDTCTMCGKMCSVRNMNKVLNGEHVDIMEDTVKCPSDK; via the coding sequence ATGGAGCTGTACACAACTCAAATGGATGCCGCACGCCGTGGCATTGAAACAGAAGCAATGAAGCGTGTCGCGGAATATGAAAACATGCCCTTAGACACTTTAATGGGCTTGGTGGCAAAGGGACAGGTAGCTATACCGGCCAACAAGAACCACCGCTGTCTGACGCCCTATGGGGTCGGCAGTGCATTAAAGACAAAAATTAACGTCAATCTTGGGACATCCAGAGACTGTCTGAATTTGGATGTGGAAATGGAAAAGGTAAGAAGTGCTGTCGACATGGGGGCAGAAGCCATTATGGACCTGAGTTCCTTTGGGGATACACGTAAGTTTAGACGCAAGCTGACAGAGAGCTGTCCGGCCATGCTCGGCACTGTGCCGATCTATGACGCCGTCGTGTATTACAACAAGCCGCTTCAGGAAATTACCCCTCAGGAATGGATTGATGTTGTGCGGATGCATGCAGAGGACGGCGTTGATTTTTTGACGCTGCATTGCGGAATCAACCGTTCAACCGCGGACCGTTTTAAGAATAACGGCCGCCTGATGAACATCGTATCCCGCGGAGGTTCACTGATTTTTGCCTGGATGGAAATGACCGGCAATGAAAATCCGTTCTTTGAGTTTTATGATGAGATTTTGGAAATCTGCCAGGAACATGATGTTACCATCAGTCTTGGCGATGCCTGTAGACCTGGCTGTATTGCAGACGCCGGTGATATTTCGCAGATTTCTGAGCTGGTAACCCTTGGAGAGCTGACACAGCGCGCATGGGATAAGAATGTCCAGATTATTGTTGAAGGACCTGGACATATGCCGCTTAACCAGATTCAGGCCAATATGGAAATTCAGCAGACAATCTGTAAAGGCGCACCTTTTTATGTACTGGGACCACTGGTAACAGACATCGCGCCAGGCTATGACCACATTACTTCGGCCATTGGCGGCGCCATCGCAGCTACCTATGGGGCATCCTTTCTGTGTTATGTCACGCCGGCTGAGCATTTGAGACTGCCAGACGTCGATGACGTTAAAGAAGGTATCATCGCGTCAAAAATTGCGGCTCATGCAGCGGATATTGCTAAGGGACTGCCGGGAGCAGCCGACTGGGATTATCAGATGGGCGTTGCAAGACGCGAGCTTGACTGGGATAAAATGTTTGACCTGGCCATTGATCCTGAAAAGGCAAAACGTTACCGCGCAGAATCAACGCCAGAGAACCAGGATACCTGTACCATGTGCGGGAAGATGTGTTCAGTGAGAAATATGAACAAGGTCTTAAACGGCGAGCATGTGGATATTATGGAAGACACAGTGAAGTGCCCTTCCGATAAATAA
- a CDS encoding manganese efflux pump yields MLVLVVSALLFSLSSNLDNIVVGLAFGIKKIHLDAVSNLTVAVITTTGTVIAMLFGKWLSGYLPDRIGNELGAGIIILLGIYFVIQGIIKLLKEKKSGSYAMKSTDEMAEKMDASVRDKSHIRYREIVTVALGLTFNNLGTGIAASITGVNIVLTAVCTFMISLIALWLGSRLGGRVVGPLLGDYAPAVSGVLLVILGLIEMFW; encoded by the coding sequence ATGCTTGTTTTAGTTGTATCTGCTTTATTATTCAGCCTTTCGTCCAATCTTGACAACATTGTAGTTGGTCTGGCCTTTGGGATTAAAAAAATTCATCTTGACGCAGTCTCGAATCTGACTGTCGCTGTTATTACGACAACAGGAACGGTCATCGCTATGCTCTTTGGCAAATGGCTGTCCGGATATTTGCCAGATCGTATAGGAAATGAGTTGGGTGCCGGGATTATTATACTGTTGGGGATTTATTTTGTCATACAGGGAATCATCAAGCTTTTAAAGGAGAAAAAGTCAGGCAGCTATGCTATGAAAAGCACGGATGAAATGGCAGAAAAGATGGACGCATCGGTTCGTGATAAGTCCCATATTCGATACCGTGAAATTGTGACCGTGGCACTTGGACTGACCTTTAACAATTTAGGAACAGGGATAGCGGCCAGTATTACCGGTGTCAATATCGTCTTGACAGCAGTGTGTACTTTTATGATAAGCCTTATCGCTTTATGGTTGGGTTCACGACTTGGAGGACGCGTAGTTGGTCCGCTTTTAGGGGATTACGCGCCGGCTGTCTCCGGTGTGTTATTGGTTATCTTAGGTTTAATTGAAATGTTCTGGTAA
- a CDS encoding Ig-like domain-containing protein, with protein MKNKYLKTSLTAILSILLMSSFNPILAETPAGDPALNEGAVGSPLTLTSSVPQDGATDVQPFTEISVSFNQNVVNTAVRETNENAVTLWSEGKQVDADIVLSDDLIDPEDWGTIRINPKDNLKNNQEYIIKVGTSLTSTTGEHLQTPVEIHFTTVKSAASITGTSVAVVAAIVIIAVVIIGILYKRHNR; from the coding sequence ATGAAAAATAAATATTTAAAAACAAGCCTTACTGCAATTCTCTCCATCCTGCTAATGAGCAGTTTCAATCCGATTCTGGCCGAAACGCCGGCCGGAGACCCTGCTCTTAATGAGGGGGCGGTTGGCAGTCCCCTAACGCTGACCTCCAGCGTCCCACAGGATGGCGCCACAGATGTACAACCTTTCACAGAAATTTCTGTATCCTTCAATCAGAATGTGGTCAACACAGCCGTAAGAGAAACAAATGAGAACGCCGTAACCCTTTGGAGTGAAGGCAAACAGGTAGATGCAGACATTGTCTTATCCGATGATCTGATTGATCCCGAGGATTGGGGAACGATTCGAATCAATCCAAAGGATAATTTAAAAAACAATCAGGAATATATCATAAAGGTCGGTACCTCTCTGACCTCAACAACTGGAGAGCACTTGCAAACGCCTGTGGAAATTCATTTTACCACGGTAAAATCTGCCGCTTCCATTACCGGGACTTCGGTTGCAGTGGTTGCAGCCATTGTCATCATCGCCGTCGTCATCATTGGTATTCTCTACAAAAGACACAACCGGTAA
- a CDS encoding gamma-glutamyl-gamma-aminobutyrate hydrolase family protein, whose amino-acid sequence MEKKPKIGVLPLYDTKQASKWNSIWIFPGYLNGILEASGMPFVLPLLEDEADIRALVNEFDGFLFTGGQDVDPTLYNQEMTEYCNEVSPERDYMEAILFDEVRKQDKALFGVCRGLQFFNVALGGTLYQDLVAQKKDMEPIQHAQKTEFVFPVHDIEIKEGSKLFEIIGEKTIRVNSMHHQGIAELSPQLEATARAKDGLVEAVEIPDMTYGLAIQWHPEFLWPKRAYERDLFKAFVKAARKQA is encoded by the coding sequence ATGGAAAAAAAACCTAAAATAGGGGTACTACCCCTTTATGATACAAAACAGGCAAGCAAATGGAACAGTATCTGGATTTTTCCGGGATATTTAAATGGTATTTTGGAGGCCTCAGGGATGCCCTTTGTGTTGCCGCTTTTAGAGGACGAAGCGGATATCCGCGCGCTTGTAAATGAGTTTGACGGTTTTTTGTTTACCGGCGGACAGGATGTGGATCCAACACTTTACAATCAGGAAATGACCGAATACTGCAATGAGGTTTCGCCAGAACGGGATTATATGGAGGCGATTTTGTTTGATGAGGTTCGAAAACAGGACAAAGCCCTCTTTGGTGTTTGCCGCGGCCTTCAGTTTTTTAATGTGGCTCTGGGCGGCACACTCTATCAGGATTTAGTAGCACAGAAAAAGGACATGGAACCTATACAGCATGCCCAGAAAACAGAATTTGTTTTTCCAGTGCACGATATTGAGATTAAAGAAGGCAGTAAGCTGTTTGAAATTATTGGTGAAAAAACAATTCGCGTCAACAGCATGCACCATCAGGGAATCGCAGAGCTTTCTCCGCAGCTGGAGGCGACAGCGCGTGCAAAAGATGGGCTGGTGGAAGCCGTTGAGATACCAGATATGACTTATGGTCTGGCAATTCAGTGGCATCCCGAGTTCCTGTGGCCTAAGCGCGCATACGAGCGTGATTTATTTAAAGCCTTTGTGAAGGCGGCGAGAAAACAGGCATAA